Within Candidatus Zixiibacteriota bacterium, the genomic segment GACAGCGCAAACGGCTCCAGGCGGTCGATCCGCCACCCGCCCCCGGGAAGACAATGTTTTGGAGAATGTATCTGGCTGCCGTATTTCTGTGACTGAAAATACGCCACAAATAGCCAATACGATTCACCCTGGTTCCCCCGATACAAACGAAGCGTTGTGGTATCAGCCTTCAGTATGTCGTAGCTGTACGCCTCGAACCGCCTCTCCTCACCCACGTACTCCTTCTCCGCATACGGTATTGTCTCGAATACCGGCGGACGGTCCGGCAGATGCTCTTTGTACCGAAGGTAATTGCCGAATGCCCCGCCGGCCACCACGAGACAGCAGGCTATAACAATCGAGCGGCTCATTTGAATAACTTCCTCAGGATGAACCCCTCAATGAACAGAAAAACAAACGCCACGACAAATACCGACATCCCCATGATCGAATGAATC encodes:
- a CDS encoding exosortase C-terminal domain/associated protein EpsI — its product is MSRSIVIACCLVVAGGAFGNYLRYKEHLPDRPPVFETIPYAEKEYVGEERRFEAYSYDILKADTTTLRLYRGNQGESYWLFVAYFQSQKYGSQIHSPKHCLPGGGWRIDRLEPFALSLPDGGTKNINRLIIADREQRELMFYWFETRGGGIRNEFALKWDLMKNSLLLRPTDAAIVRLTTPFLPGEKLADATARGVVYLDVFYPAIERALPFGD